A genomic stretch from SAR202 cluster bacterium includes:
- a CDS encoding ABC transporter permease translates to MARAAPIDAPSDSFQFDSLWALTAKRLLRHKVALAGLVVIGVIALAAIFAPIISADPNAQDYTVINHGPSFSHWFGTDYLGRDIFSRVVHGARVSLMVGIFTQVIILAIGLPLGALAGYIGGKTDNFLMRFVDIIYAFPDLLFIILLRSVLGGGIFMLFLSIALVSWVDIARLARGQVLVAKEMDYVKAAKALGAPPRWILMKHVLPNSIGPIIVAVTFAVPRAIFIETALSYIGIGVRPPTPSWGSMVQDGYSLIFASPHLVLFPTIAIGLLMMAFTFLGDGLRDALDPRAPLRARTSHRITLSS, encoded by the coding sequence ATGGCGCGAGCAGCTCCCATCGACGCTCCGTCGGACTCCTTCCAATTCGACAGCTTGTGGGCGCTGACCGCCAAACGGCTGCTGCGACATAAGGTCGCCCTGGCGGGACTGGTCGTCATCGGCGTCATCGCCCTCGCCGCCATCTTCGCCCCCATCATCAGCGCCGACCCCAACGCCCAGGACTACACCGTCATCAACCACGGCCCTAGTTTCTCCCACTGGTTCGGCACCGACTATCTGGGGCGGGACATCTTCAGCCGGGTAGTCCACGGCGCTCGGGTTTCCCTAATGGTCGGCATTTTCACTCAGGTCATAATCCTCGCCATCGGTCTGCCCCTCGGCGCCCTGGCGGGCTACATAGGCGGCAAGACTGATAACTTCCTGATGAGATTCGTTGACATCATCTACGCCTTCCCCGACCTCCTCTTTATCATCCTCTTGCGAAGCGTCCTGGGCGGCGGCATCTTCATGCTGTTCCTTTCCATCGCCCTGGTGTCCTGGGTGGATATCGCCCGGCTGGCCCGGGGGCAAGTCCTTGTAGCCAAAGAGATGGACTACGTCAAGGCTGCCAAAGCCCTGGGCGCGCCGCCGCGATGGATATTAATGAAGCACGTGCTGCCCAACTCCATCGGCCCCATCATCGTCGCCGTCACTTTCGCCGTGCCGCGGGCCATCTTCATCGAGACCGCCCTGAGCTACATTGGCATTGGCGTCCGCCCGCCGACGCCCAGCTGGGGGTCCATGGTCCAAGACGGCTACTCGCTAATCTTCGCCTCTCCTCATCTGGTCCTCTTCCCCACCATCGCCATCGGCCTGCTAATGATGGCTTTCACCTTTCTCGGCGACGGCCTCCGCGACGCCCTGGACCCCCGCGCCCCGCTCCGCGCCCGCACCTCCCACCGAATCACACTCAGCTCCTGA
- a CDS encoding Ldh family oxidoreductase has translation MPINLVTIPLNQLDDFTYRCFRAMGVPDDEARMCANALMQSELHCLPGQGQGVRRLPNYYERITKGHVKPGAPFQIVKESSALALVDAHNGLGSPIGQKSMRLAAKKAKASGVGTVIVRNSTHYGSSAVHARIAVDNDCIGIAMTNAGPEMAPWGGSQGRVGTNPWAIAAPTGGPFPVVLDIALTTAGKGMMRWYAREGKKMPLDWALTPDGHETDDPNAAMAGALLGIGRHKGYGLAMMTDVLTGVISGGGFGLAPYSGPIQDCSHTFIALDIAWFMPVAEFKSRMDAFVKEVKSSKRRPGFDEILVPGEFDYRQEQHFRKHGCQIDPVIVEELRQLAKTLKIDSPFKK, from the coding sequence ATGCCTATCAATCTGGTCACCATACCGCTCAATCAGTTGGACGACTTCACCTACCGATGCTTCCGCGCCATGGGCGTCCCCGACGACGAAGCCCGCATGTGCGCCAATGCCCTCATGCAAAGCGAGCTCCACTGCCTCCCCGGCCAGGGCCAGGGCGTCCGACGCCTTCCCAACTACTACGAGCGCATCACTAAAGGCCACGTCAAGCCCGGCGCCCCGTTCCAAATCGTGAAAGAAAGCTCTGCCCTCGCGCTGGTCGACGCCCATAACGGCCTCGGCTCGCCCATCGGCCAGAAATCAATGCGACTCGCCGCCAAGAAAGCCAAGGCTTCGGGCGTCGGCACCGTCATCGTCAGAAACAGCACCCACTACGGCTCCTCCGCCGTCCACGCCCGCATCGCCGTCGATAACGACTGCATCGGCATCGCCATGACCAACGCCGGGCCCGAGATGGCCCCCTGGGGCGGCAGCCAGGGCCGAGTAGGCACCAACCCCTGGGCCATCGCCGCGCCCACCGGCGGCCCCTTCCCCGTTGTCCTCGACATCGCCCTCACCACGGCAGGCAAAGGCATGATGCGATGGTACGCCCGTGAGGGCAAGAAGATGCCCCTGGACTGGGCATTGACGCCTGACGGCCACGAGACCGACGACCCCAACGCCGCCATGGCGGGCGCTCTTTTGGGCATCGGCAGGCACAAGGGCTACGGCCTCGCCATGATGACCGACGTGTTGACCGGCGTCATCAGCGGCGGCGGCTTTGGTCTCGCGCCCTATTCCGGCCCGATTCAAGACTGCTCCCACACCTTCATCGCCCTGGACATCGCCTGGTTCATGCCCGTGGCCGAATTTAAGTCGCGAATGGACGCCTTCGTTAAAGAGGTCAAGTCCAGCAAGCGGCGCCCGGGCTTCGACGAAATCCTCGTCCCCGGCGAGTTCGACTACCGCCAGGAGCAGCACTTCCGCAAGCACGGCTGCCAGATAGACCCTGTAATAGTTGAAGAGCTACGCCAACTAGCCAAAACATTGAAAATAGACTCCCCATTTAAGAAATAG
- a CDS encoding SDR family oxidoreductase, whose protein sequence is MEKRLQGKAVLVTGAALGFGAGIARALGRAGARVLATDVNDANLARSVADMKSDGSDVVSLHLDAADLKAFQSAVNQVVSKHGRIDAIVHAGVIMPLQAWEDTPEEQWWREMRVSFGGYMNGARAAWEAMKRQGGGHIIGIASGSSFRGYKNEVVYCAGKHAIEGFIKALALEAVPYKISLNAVGPGKRIKPTALGWDQIQRTPPAVRDQWFDAAELGKAFVWLISQPPGKYTGLRFDAGPIYDTITKEGWDFKFAPEKVSTLPEDVKYRMNWHANYDKVNG, encoded by the coding sequence ATGGAAAAACGACTTCAAGGCAAAGCTGTTCTAGTAACCGGCGCCGCGTTAGGCTTCGGCGCGGGCATCGCCCGCGCCCTGGGCCGCGCCGGCGCCCGCGTCCTCGCTACCGACGTCAACGACGCCAATCTGGCCCGCTCCGTCGCCGACATGAAGTCCGACGGTTCCGACGTCGTGTCCCTCCACCTGGACGCCGCAGACCTTAAGGCCTTCCAGTCTGCCGTCAACCAGGTGGTGAGCAAGCATGGCCGCATCGACGCCATTGTTCACGCCGGCGTCATCATGCCCCTCCAGGCCTGGGAGGATACCCCTGAGGAGCAGTGGTGGCGCGAGATGCGCGTCAGCTTTGGTGGCTACATGAACGGTGCCCGCGCTGCCTGGGAGGCGATGAAGCGGCAGGGCGGCGGCCATATCATCGGCATCGCCAGCGGCTCCAGCTTCCGAGGTTATAAGAACGAAGTCGTTTACTGCGCCGGCAAGCACGCCATCGAAGGCTTTATCAAGGCCCTGGCCCTGGAGGCCGTGCCCTACAAGATTTCGCTCAACGCCGTCGGCCCGGGCAAGCGCATCAAGCCCACCGCCCTGGGCTGGGACCAGATACAGCGCACGCCGCCGGCAGTCCGTGACCAGTGGTTCGACGCCGCCGAGTTGGGCAAGGCCTTCGTCTGGCTCATATCCCAGCCGCCGGGCAAGTATACCGGCCTTCGATTTGACGCCGGCCCCATCTACGACACCATCACCAAAGAAGGCTGGGACTTCAAGTTCGCCCCCGAGAAGGTCTCCACTCTTCCCGAAGATGTGAAGTACCGCATGAACTGGCACGCCAACTACGACAAGGTGAACGGGTAA
- a CDS encoding metal ABC transporter permease translates to MSFCWTRPSAASTSAPKKVLWKSSGLFETRARPSSPLPTTSPISPAVLMRFCVLTAISAPAVRRPKFSRPRSWRNCTGPMGCSIPTLRLSKVMDTIVNYLADPFQYGFMVRALVASVLVGILCPLLGGYVVTRGFAFMGDALSHAILPGVIAAFIVGVSPFIGSVPVAIALALLIGFVVQRTGVSEDTSIGILFASLFALGLVLLSLNDGLRVNLEDLLLGQVLGVSTADIFVTVALAALVILLLFLFHKEMVFTSFDPVGAKVVGLPTAAIDYLLVALLALVIVISVQTVGIVLVMAMLVTPAATAYLLAGRFVGVMLLGAVLGMASAITGLYLSYYLDLPSGAAMTLVATGGFTIAAIFRKRTV, encoded by the coding sequence ATGTCCTTCTGCTGGACGAGGCCTTCAGCGGCATCGACGTCGGCTCCCAAGAAGGTCTTGTGGAAGTCCTCAGGACTCTTCGAGACGAGGGCAAGACCATCCTCACCGCTACCCACGACCTCACCAATCTCGCCCGCCGTTTTGATGAGGTTCTGTGTATTAACCGCCATATCTGCGCCTGCGGTCCGCCGTCCCAAGTTTTCACGCCCGCGGTCCTGGAGGAACTGTACGGGGCCCATGGGATGCTCTATACCAACCCTTCGGTTGAGCAAGGTCATGGACACCATAGTTAATTATCTGGCCGATCCTTTTCAGTACGGCTTTATGGTGCGGGCCTTAGTCGCCAGTGTGCTGGTGGGAATCCTCTGTCCCCTCCTGGGCGGCTACGTGGTGACTCGCGGCTTTGCCTTTATGGGCGACGCCCTTTCCCATGCCATTCTCCCCGGCGTTATCGCCGCATTCATCGTCGGCGTGAGTCCCTTTATCGGCTCCGTTCCCGTGGCCATAGCCCTGGCCCTGCTCATCGGATTTGTTGTCCAGAGAACGGGTGTCAGCGAAGACACATCCATCGGCATTCTCTTTGCCAGCCTGTTCGCCCTCGGCCTTGTGCTCCTGTCCCTCAACGACGGCCTGAGAGTGAATCTGGAGGACCTTCTGTTAGGCCAGGTACTTGGCGTTTCCACGGCGGACATTTTCGTGACTGTGGCCCTGGCGGCCCTGGTAATTCTGCTGCTTTTCCTGTTCCACAAAGAGATGGTCTTCACCAGCTTCGACCCCGTGGGGGCAAAAGTTGTGGGTCTGCCCACAGCGGCAATTGACTACTTGCTGGTGGCCCTGTTGGCCCTAGTCATAGTCATCTCGGTCCAGACAGTGGGCATAGTTCTCGTCATGGCCATGCTGGTCACACCCGCCGCGACGGCCTATCTGCTGGCGGGGCGCTTTGTGGGCGTGATGCTCTTGGGCGCCGTCCTGGGAATGGCGTCGGCTATTACCGGCCTCTATCTCTCCTACTATTTGGACTTACCATCCGGCGCTGCCATGACCCTTGTAGCTACCGGCGGGTTTACCATCGCCGCGATTTTCAGGAAGAGAACCGTTTAA
- a CDS encoding MFS transporter → MAFLPFLQPAPSLSPEARDRALRLATWEGVASIGFGSIITSGFLAAFALALGANNFQVGILASLPFLTQLLQLPYILVIEKLRRRKIIAVPTWAAAQLMWFPIALIPVLIDTPGDLAVSALIVLIGLRGVVNSATNCAWNSWMRDLIPQQILGLFFSRRLAWATLAAAVFGLSAAFFVDYWSDRNPAEDEVYAYTLVLLFGAAFMGMTSLFLMTRIPEPQMSPAEGKPLSIREALTVPLRDKNFRQLLKFLFCWGVALNLATPFFAVYMLNELDYPVSAVIQLSVLSQMANALSLRMWGLLVDRFSSKTVLSMGASLYALVILGWALSTLPEGYSATLPILAALHLMAGVAAAGVSLGISTIGMKLAPQGQATSYLTAASLATNIGTAIGPLLGGLFADFFSVRDLQINFSWTSPARNIDLGIVHLNGYDFLFVIAFILGVGTLNLLSTLKEQGDVSKEEALGALMAHTQDTTRAVSSVPGLGFVASFPLTRLGRVPGLDVALGVTAYQVSETLRTAAAAAARGGRATASIRSLVGDTAKELVESMGHVGVHGYQVARHVARGAMHASDEVKEEVGHAAHQTMVSVFDVLAEGAKADHEQVLWGAAYGLLEGAEEIGADLFDTAGQALKSAKEIAEQTGLEPDAVASQVATGLSLAARARGPEAVAKVDAAIKQHEESSNSTEADKSGPSHTDSKG, encoded by the coding sequence ATGGCTTTCCTCCCTTTCTTACAACCTGCGCCCTCCCTCTCCCCAGAGGCACGGGATCGCGCCCTGCGGCTCGCTACCTGGGAGGGCGTCGCGTCGATTGGCTTCGGCAGCATCATCACCAGCGGGTTCCTGGCTGCCTTCGCCCTTGCCCTGGGCGCCAACAACTTCCAGGTCGGCATCCTGGCGTCCCTGCCCTTCCTCACCCAGCTCCTCCAGCTCCCTTACATCCTGGTTATCGAAAAACTCCGCCGCCGAAAGATCATCGCCGTACCCACCTGGGCCGCCGCCCAGCTTATGTGGTTTCCCATAGCCCTTATTCCCGTTCTGATTGACACCCCCGGGGACCTGGCGGTGTCCGCGCTCATTGTCCTTATAGGCCTTCGAGGCGTTGTCAACTCAGCCACCAACTGCGCGTGGAATAGCTGGATGCGAGACCTTATCCCCCAGCAAATCCTGGGGCTGTTCTTCTCACGAAGGCTCGCCTGGGCCACCCTGGCCGCCGCGGTCTTTGGCCTGTCCGCCGCCTTCTTTGTCGACTACTGGAGCGACCGCAACCCCGCTGAAGACGAGGTCTACGCTTACACCCTAGTCCTGCTCTTCGGCGCCGCCTTTATGGGCATGACCAGCCTTTTCTTGATGACGCGTATCCCTGAGCCTCAAATGTCCCCCGCCGAAGGAAAGCCCCTCTCCATTCGCGAAGCCTTGACTGTCCCGCTTAGGGATAAAAATTTCCGGCAGCTTCTAAAATTCCTCTTCTGCTGGGGCGTAGCTCTCAACCTCGCTACCCCATTTTTTGCCGTCTATATGCTCAACGAGCTGGACTACCCCGTGTCCGCCGTCATCCAGCTTAGCGTCTTAAGTCAGATGGCCAACGCCCTGTCCCTCAGGATGTGGGGCCTTCTGGTGGACCGCTTCAGCTCCAAGACTGTCCTGTCCATGGGCGCCTCCCTTTACGCCCTGGTCATCCTCGGCTGGGCCTTAAGCACCCTGCCCGAAGGCTACTCCGCCACCCTTCCTATCCTCGCCGCCCTCCACCTCATGGCGGGCGTCGCCGCCGCCGGCGTGTCCTTGGGAATCAGCACCATCGGCATGAAGCTGGCGCCCCAGGGCCAGGCCACCTCCTATCTCACCGCCGCCTCCCTCGCCACCAACATCGGCACTGCCATCGGCCCCCTCCTGGGCGGCCTCTTCGCCGACTTCTTCAGCGTTCGCGACCTTCAAATAAACTTCTCCTGGACCAGCCCTGCCAGGAACATAGACCTGGGAATCGTTCATCTCAACGGCTACGACTTTCTGTTCGTTATCGCCTTTATCCTGGGAGTCGGCACCCTCAATCTCCTGAGCACCCTCAAGGAGCAGGGAGATGTCAGCAAAGAGGAGGCCCTCGGCGCGCTGATGGCCCACACCCAGGACACCACCCGGGCCGTAAGCTCCGTCCCCGGCCTGGGCTTCGTCGCCAGCTTCCCTTTGACTCGATTGGGCCGGGTCCCCGGCCTGGATGTAGCCCTTGGCGTGACCGCTTACCAGGTGTCGGAGACCCTGCGCACCGCCGCTGCCGCTGCCGCCCGCGGCGGCCGGGCCACGGCCAGCATAAGAAGCCTGGTCGGTGATACGGCTAAGGAGTTGGTGGAAAGCATGGGCCACGTCGGCGTCCACGGCTACCAGGTCGCGCGGCACGTGGCCCGGGGCGCTATGCACGCCTCCGACGAGGTCAAGGAGGAGGTAGGCCATGCCGCCCATCAGACCATGGTCAGCGTCTTCGACGTACTGGCCGAGGGCGCCAAGGCCGACCATGAGCAGGTCCTATGGGGCGCCGCCTATGGCCTGCTGGAAGGGGCCGAGGAGATTGGCGCCGACCTCTTCGACACCGCCGGCCAGGCCCTCAAAAGCGCCAAGGAAATCGCCGAGCAGACTGGTCTTGAGCCCGACGCCGTCGCCAGCCAGGTCGCCACCGGCCTCTCCCTCGCCGCCCGCGCCCGCGGCCCCGAGGCCGTAGCCAAAGTCGACGCCGCCATCAAGCAGCATGAGGAGTCCTCCAACTCCACGGAGGCAGACAAGAGCGGGCCGTCTCACACTGACAGCAAAGGGTAA
- a CDS encoding cysteine hydrolase yields MIIRHPVPLLTKETKPLLLTKRNTCLVCVDMHNPFSDRNGLLAQRIKAKVLDREFDEYFHLLRLITPNIPRVLDACRSLGVSVAYSCLGYKKGEKPSEFQKATGWEWDLDGPLGGFPHAWRPLPDEPVFSKPAWSALANPKFERWLKDNKFNNVVLMGCYFDFGVRQTAMELNDRGVSSLVITDCSAGTTQFGHDYTFDSISQGLIKLRYTGELLGLFDVMKQQGKVLV; encoded by the coding sequence ATGATTATTCGCCATCCCGTGCCTCTGCTGACCAAGGAGACCAAGCCCCTCCTCCTCACCAAGCGCAACACCTGCCTCGTCTGCGTCGACATGCACAACCCCTTCTCGGACCGCAATGGCCTCCTCGCCCAGCGAATCAAGGCCAAAGTCCTGGACCGCGAGTTCGACGAATATTTTCACCTCCTCCGCCTCATCACCCCCAACATCCCGCGAGTCCTAGACGCCTGCCGGAGCCTCGGGGTCAGCGTCGCTTATAGCTGTCTAGGCTATAAGAAAGGCGAAAAACCCTCCGAGTTCCAGAAAGCCACCGGCTGGGAGTGGGACCTGGACGGCCCCCTGGGCGGCTTCCCCCATGCCTGGAGGCCCCTGCCCGATGAGCCTGTCTTCTCCAAGCCCGCCTGGAGCGCCCTCGCCAACCCCAAATTTGAACGATGGCTTAAAGACAACAAGTTCAACAACGTTGTCCTCATGGGCTGCTACTTCGACTTCGGTGTGCGCCAGACCGCCATGGAGCTAAACGACCGCGGCGTCAGCAGCCTCGTCATCACCGACTGCTCCGCCGGCACCACCCAGTTTGGCCACGACTATACCTTCGACAGCATCAGCCAGGGCCTCATCAAGCTCCGCTACACCGGCGAGCTTCTAGGTCTCTTTGACGTTATGAAACAGCAGGGGAAGGTGTTGGTCTAA
- a CDS encoding amidohydrolase — translation MVKYNLISGDSHVDMSWLPGDLFVKNCSKPELLELMPRIVETKKGLQWIAEKDNVLGVAQSAGFEFIAPTRGRRMRTDKMLDAGFYDGPARPVDPELRLKDMMTDGVDCEILYGITGSGKNLKQMPVVTEVYRIYNDWVNEFGASYPGRWYGLACLPVHDSKLAAAEARRVANLKFIRGCDLMAGGLNYPLYARDGYWDGLWEAMVDINMPISFHIGGTRIPIGTTPDMETGFAVQGRDFTQNEQAFQLVRGALGMFSMVQHMMSMIASGALDKFPKLKFVMAECGVGWVPFALDRMDHVYHDGMYENKFTSPSMKMKPSEYWARNGMTTFQEEYDVADMIPLVGEDNIMWGSDYPHPDSVWPDSHKVLDHALNGVKPSIRAKITKDTATKLYKIGK, via the coding sequence ATGGTTAAGTACAACCTTATTTCAGGTGACTCCCACGTAGATATGAGCTGGCTCCCGGGAGACCTCTTCGTCAAGAACTGCTCCAAGCCTGAACTGCTGGAGCTTATGCCCCGCATAGTGGAGACAAAGAAGGGCCTCCAGTGGATCGCCGAAAAGGACAACGTCCTCGGCGTCGCCCAGTCCGCAGGCTTCGAGTTCATCGCCCCCACCCGCGGACGTCGCATGCGCACCGACAAGATGCTGGACGCCGGCTTCTACGACGGCCCTGCCCGCCCCGTCGACCCCGAACTGCGCCTCAAGGACATGATGACCGACGGCGTGGACTGCGAAATCCTCTACGGCATCACCGGCTCAGGCAAGAACCTCAAACAGATGCCTGTGGTGACCGAGGTCTATCGAATTTATAACGACTGGGTCAACGAGTTCGGCGCCAGCTACCCCGGCCGATGGTACGGCCTGGCATGCCTCCCCGTCCACGACTCCAAGCTGGCCGCCGCTGAAGCCCGGCGCGTCGCCAATCTCAAATTCATCCGCGGCTGCGACCTCATGGCCGGCGGCCTCAACTACCCCCTCTACGCCCGCGATGGCTACTGGGACGGCCTCTGGGAAGCCATGGTGGACATCAACATGCCCATCTCCTTCCACATCGGCGGCACCCGCATCCCCATCGGCACTACGCCCGACATGGAGACCGGCTTCGCCGTCCAAGGCCGAGACTTCACTCAGAACGAGCAGGCTTTCCAACTGGTGCGCGGCGCCCTGGGCATGTTCTCCATGGTGCAACACATGATGTCCATGATCGCCTCCGGCGCCCTGGACAAGTTCCCCAAGCTCAAGTTCGTCATGGCCGAATGCGGCGTGGGCTGGGTCCCCTTCGCCCTGGACCGCATGGACCACGTCTACCACGACGGTATGTACGAAAACAAGTTCACCAGTCCTTCCATGAAGATGAAGCCCAGCGAGTACTGGGCCCGCAACGGCATGACCACCTTCCAGGAAGAGTACGACGTGGCCGACATGATACCCCTGGTCGGCGAAGACAACATCATGTGGGGTTCCGACTATCCCCACCCCGACAGCGTCTGGCCCGACTCCCATAAAGTCCTGGACCACGCCCTCAACGGCGTCAAACCCAGCATAAGGGCCAAGATCACCAAGGACACCGCCACCAAGCTCTACAAAATCGGCAAGTAG
- a CDS encoding MFS transporter, protein MLIKALRSALDWRPPTPFYYGWLVLAMAALATFAATGFTQIVLGAIQNFIFDETGWNRSTIALAVSIGTWTSGLISPLVGRLADRHGPRWLMPAGLIAAGVCFFGLAGIHAVWHFYAAYIVGRAISNPVVIGVVPRTTAVNFFRRRRNLALAISSTFRPLGGAINIQIISAVAGRWGWRNAYRGLGIASFALILPLVAVMRRQPEDIGLLPDGAKAETGREAGAAIASNPGHSKGQPSPLSPEESWNAREAVRTNAFWLIGITAFLSLLGAATIGYSMVPFLVDQASISTAQAAGVFSLSTFLSVANVGWAYVADRFSPRRVLMVLLVATGATALYIPFIDSLASAYVFGMVYGLLTGTVGVLEQMMLAQYFGRGSYGTISGLMMPSQTVALGMGPVIGAVVKDTTGSYYALFIVMNLLNLVAAYLVFRARRPERPTASMMVS, encoded by the coding sequence TTGCTAATTAAGGCCTTGCGGTCGGCGCTGGACTGGCGGCCCCCGACGCCCTTTTACTACGGCTGGCTGGTGCTGGCCATGGCGGCCCTGGCGACCTTTGCTGCCACGGGGTTCACGCAGATAGTCCTGGGCGCCATTCAGAACTTCATTTTCGATGAGACAGGGTGGAACCGCAGCACTATCGCGCTGGCGGTGAGCATTGGAACGTGGACGTCGGGGCTGATATCGCCGCTGGTGGGAAGGCTGGCGGACCGGCACGGGCCTCGATGGCTTATGCCGGCGGGGCTTATAGCGGCGGGGGTGTGCTTCTTTGGGCTGGCAGGGATACACGCCGTGTGGCATTTCTACGCAGCGTACATTGTGGGGCGCGCCATCAGCAACCCGGTGGTGATAGGGGTAGTGCCGAGGACGACGGCGGTAAACTTCTTCCGTCGACGGCGGAACCTGGCGCTGGCTATAAGCTCTACTTTCAGGCCCCTGGGCGGCGCCATCAATATACAGATAATATCGGCGGTGGCGGGGCGATGGGGGTGGCGCAACGCATATCGAGGGCTGGGGATAGCGAGCTTCGCGCTGATTCTGCCGCTGGTGGCGGTAATGCGTCGCCAGCCCGAGGACATCGGCCTTCTGCCAGACGGCGCGAAGGCAGAGACGGGGCGGGAGGCCGGCGCGGCTATCGCGTCGAATCCGGGACACAGCAAGGGCCAACCATCGCCGCTTTCGCCTGAGGAGAGCTGGAACGCGCGGGAGGCTGTCAGGACCAACGCTTTCTGGCTCATTGGCATCACGGCGTTTCTCAGCCTCCTAGGCGCGGCGACCATTGGCTACAGCATGGTGCCGTTCCTGGTGGACCAGGCGTCTATATCGACGGCGCAGGCCGCTGGTGTGTTCAGCCTCAGCACTTTTTTGTCGGTGGCGAACGTGGGGTGGGCGTATGTGGCGGACCGGTTCAGCCCCAGAAGGGTGTTGATGGTCCTCCTGGTGGCGACAGGGGCGACGGCGCTCTACATACCTTTTATTGACTCGCTGGCCTCGGCGTACGTGTTCGGGATGGTGTACGGGCTGCTGACGGGGACTGTGGGTGTGCTGGAGCAGATGATGCTGGCGCAGTATTTTGGGCGGGGGTCCTACGGGACGATATCCGGGTTGATGATGCCGAGCCAGACGGTGGCGCTGGGAATGGGGCCGGTGATCGGGGCTGTGGTGAAGGACACGACGGGGAGTTATTACGCGCTGTTTATTGTGATGAATTTGTTGAATTTAGTGGCGGCGTATCTGGTATTTAGGGCGAGGAGACCGGAGAGGCCGACGGCCTCGATGATGGTTTCGTAG
- a CDS encoding amidohydrolase encodes MKYNVISGDSHVDMSWLPGDLFVKNCSKPKLRDLMPRIVETKDGLRWIAEKDNVLGVAQSAGFEFIKPQPGRWRRTDKMLAAGFYDGPARPVDPELRLKDMMTDGVDCEILYGITGAGKNLHQDDVIAEVYRTYTDWANEFAGSYPGRWYVLAPLPFHDGKLAAAEARRASKLKYVRGFDLMASQCKHPIYARDGYWDELWEVVNDTGLSISSHLGGGRIPVQDPPGGSTAFVIEGRKANQNEIAWRGVMGALGQLSGVQYMCAFLMNGACQKYENFKFVMGEAGTGWIPFILNRLDHAYSEQYFERIVKNPPMPEPPSYYWARQGYTTFQEEPSAGQLAHLVGINNVMWGSDYPHPDSTWPDSQEVIHEALGNLKPADLKKVLRDNAIKLYNVGK; translated from the coding sequence TTGAAGTACAACGTCATCTCCGGCGATTCGCACGTAGATATGAGCTGGCTACCCGGCGACCTCTTCGTCAAAAATTGCAGCAAACCCAAGCTTCGGGATCTCATGCCACGCATCGTCGAGACCAAGGACGGCCTTCGATGGATCGCTGAGAAGGACAACGTCCTCGGCGTCGCCCAGTCCGCCGGATTCGAGTTCATCAAGCCCCAGCCCGGAAGATGGCGCCGCACCGACAAGATGCTGGCCGCCGGCTTCTACGACGGCCCCGCCCGCCCCGTCGACCCAGAGCTTCGCCTCAAGGACATGATGACCGACGGCGTAGACTGCGAAATCCTCTACGGCATCACCGGCGCAGGCAAGAACCTCCACCAGGACGATGTCATCGCCGAGGTCTACCGCACATACACCGACTGGGCTAATGAGTTCGCCGGCAGCTATCCGGGCCGCTGGTATGTCCTCGCGCCCCTGCCCTTCCACGACGGCAAGCTGGCCGCCGCCGAGGCCCGGCGTGCCTCCAAGCTCAAGTACGTCCGTGGCTTCGACCTCATGGCCAGCCAGTGCAAACATCCCATCTACGCCCGTGACGGCTATTGGGACGAGCTGTGGGAAGTCGTCAACGACACCGGCCTCTCCATCTCATCCCATCTTGGCGGCGGGCGCATCCCTGTCCAGGACCCGCCCGGCGGCAGCACCGCCTTCGTCATTGAAGGCCGCAAAGCCAACCAGAACGAGATCGCCTGGCGCGGCGTCATGGGCGCGCTGGGACAGCTCAGCGGCGTTCAGTATATGTGCGCCTTCCTCATGAACGGCGCCTGCCAGAAGTACGAAAACTTTAAGTTTGTAATGGGCGAGGCCGGCACTGGCTGGATACCCTTCATCCTCAACCGGCTGGACCACGCCTACAGCGAGCAGTACTTCGAGAGGATTGTCAAGAACCCGCCCATGCCTGAGCCGCCCAGCTACTACTGGGCCAGGCAGGGCTACACCACCTTCCAGGAAGAGCCCAGCGCCGGCCAGCTGGCCCACCTCGTCGGCATCAACAACGTCATGTGGGGCAGTGACTATCCCCACCCCGACAGCACCTGGCCCGATTCCCAGGAGGTCATCCACGAAGCCCTGGGTAACCTCAAACCCGCCGACTTGAAGAAAGTCCTCCGCGACAACGCCATTAAACTCTACAACGTGGGCAAGTAA